A segment of the Streptomyces sp. L2 genome:
AGGATCTCCGCGAGGATGTCGTCGGCGCGGAACTCCTCCTGCCCGGGCGGCACCACCTCATGGATGTCGCGCAGGAACGCGGCGACCGCCGGCGCCCACGCGGACACCACGGCCCGCTGCCGGCCGCCGTCCGGCCGGACGTCCCCGAGGAACTCCATGCGCAGCTCCCGCCACATCCCCACGGAGACGGGGCGCAGCCGTACGTCCCCGACCCCGACCGCCCGGTGCAGGCCGTCGGAGAGCATCTCCCGGTCGAGCCGCCAGCGGGCCAGCGCCTGGCCGTCGTAGGCGAACACGGCGGTGACGGCGAACGGGTCGTCGGCGTCGTAGCTGAGGTGGGCGAGCACCGAACACCGGTCGGTGCCGCCCGCCCGCAGCTGCACCACCAAAGTCTTGTGCACGAACGCGTTCACACGAGGGCCTTTCGAGAAGCGGCGTAGGTCTCCCGAGTACCCCCGCCGGGCGAATGATGCTCCGCCGTCCGGGTCAGCCGAAGGCCTCGCGGAGCGCGGGCAGCAGGGTCTTCGCCGACCAGTCCAGGTACTCCGGCTGGCTGTCGCCGCCGATCTGCACCAGGGCGATCTCCCCGAACCCCGCCTCGGCATAGGGCCGTACGGCCTCGACGAAGGCGTCCGGGTCGTCGCCGCACGGGATCGAGGAGGCGACGTCGTCGGTGGTGACGAACTGGGCGGCGGCCTCGAAGGAGTCCGGGTGGGGCAGTTCGGCGTTGACCTTCCAGCCGAGCCCGAACCAGCGGAACTGGGCGTGGGCCCGCTTGACGGCGGTGTCCCGGTCCGGGTCGTAGCACACCGGCAGCTGTCCCACCCGCGGCTTGCCCGTGCCACCGTGCCGGTCGAACGCCTCCAGCAGTCCCGCCTTGGGCTCCGTGGCGATGACCAGGTCCGCCAGCCGCCCGGCGAGGGTGCAGGACTGCTCGCCGGCGACGGCGACGCCGATCGGCGGGGGCACGTCCGGCAGGTCCCACAGCCGGGCCGAGTCCACGTCGAAGTGGGCGCCGTGGTGCGTCACATGACCGCCCTCGAACAGCGCGCGGATGATCCGCACCGCCTCCTCCAGCATCTCGTGGCGCACGTCCACCGGTGGCCAGCCGCCGCCCACCACGTGCTCGTTCAGGTTCTCCCCGGCGCCCAGCCCGAGCCGGAACCTGCCCTCGGAGAGCAGTTGCAGGGTCGCCGCCTTCTGCGCCACCACCGCCGGGTGGTAGCGGCCCGTCGGGCAGGTCACGTACGTCATCAGCGGAATCCGCGAGGTGGCCTGCGCGGCGGCGCCCAGCACCGACCAGGCGTACGGCGAGTGGCCCTGCGCGCGCAGCCACGGAAAGTAGTGGTCCGAGGTGACGGAGAAGTCGAAGCCCGCCTCCTCGGCCCGCACCAGATGGTCCACCAGGTCCCGGGGGCCGGCCTGCTCGGTCATCATCGTGTATCCGATTCTCACCATGGGGCCCGAGTCCCCGTGGCGCGGGGCGGAAAACGGCCGGGCGCCGGGCTCACTCGTCCGGCACCCGGAACGTGCCCAGGAATGTCCGCAGCGCCAGCCGGCTGGCGGAGTCCTCCCAGGTGCCGGCCGTGGTGGTGAAGCGCAGGGAGAAGCCCTGGTGCCCGCCCACCAGGAAACCCCGCCCGAAGGTGTGCACCCGGCGGCCCCCGGTTCCGGCGAGCCACTCCAGGTCGGCCGCCTTGTGGCCCTGGTAGGTGGTGGCGCGGACGTCACCGATCCGGTGGTAGCCGTCGAGCCGCTCCAGGCCCGGCTCGACGTCGTCCCGCCAGACGGCGACCGGGTCCGGGCCGAGCCCCTCGCTGTGGGTGACGGCCAGCGCCGGGGCGTCGCCGCCCGGGCCGAAGGTGATCCGGTAGGCGTGGCCGGTCCCGCGGACGGTGGACAGCCGCTTCCACCCAGGCGGCAGGGCCACCGAGAAGCCCTCCGGCGCGGTCAGCCGGCGGTAGCCGTCCGGCAGGGCGGAGGCCGAACCGGCGCCCGCGCCGGGCCGGGCGCTCGCGGTGCCCCCGCCGGTGCCGTCCGTGCGGGTGGCCGAGGGGGACGGCGCGGCGCTCGCCCCGGATGAGGCGCTCGCCCCGGATGAGGCGCTCGTCGTGGAGCCGCCGGGCAGATGGTGGGTCGCGGCCAGCGCGGCGACGGTGACGGCGAGGACGGCCAGCGCGCACCCTGCGGCCAGGGCCCGCCGGCCCCGGCCCGGCCCCCGGTGCCCGAGGGCCGCCCGGACACCGCCGTGCCGTACGACGCCCGCGGCAGCGTCCCGCCCGCGGCCGTCGGCCGGCTCCGGGCCGGCCTCCTCTTCCTCGTCGAGGGCCCGGAGCAGGGCTTCGCGGACCACCGGCCGGGCGAGCCGCTCGCGGGAGTTCTTGCGCAGCAGGCCCTGCACGGTCTGGGTGAGGGGACCCGTGCGCAGCGGCGCGCGCAACGGCAGCCGGTCCACCGCCTTCAGCGTGGCGTCCGGCCGGCCGCGGTCCCGGAACGGGGGACGGCCCTCGACCATCGTGTAGAGGATCGCGCCGAGCGCCCACAGGTCGGCGGCCGGTCCGAGGCGTTCGTCGCGGGCCTGTTCCGGCGAGGCGTACGACGGTGCGGTGACCCGGGGCACCAGGGTCGCCCCGGCCAGGCCGAAGCCCGCGACCAGGGCCGGACCCCGCGCCCGCACGAAGACCTGGTCGGGGCTCAGCTCGCCGTGCGTGATGCCCGCGTCGTGCGCGGCCCGCAGGACGTCGAGCACGTCCAGGCCGATCCGGGCCGCCTGGCCGGCCGGGAACGGTCCCTCCTGGTCGAGGAGTTGACCGAGCGGTGTGCCGTCGATCCACTCGGTGACCGTCCACAGGGTGCCCGCCTCGACGACGGCGTCGACGACCCTGGCCACCCGCCCGGGGCACAGCAGGCGCATGGTCTCCGAGGTCTGGACGATCCGGGCCGTGGCCCGGGGCGCCGAGTCCGCCGGGCCGGGGTCGGGCAGGGCGGTCTGCGCGACCATGCGGGGCCGGTCCACCGCCACGTCCTCGGCGTACCACCACAGGCGGTTGGTCTCTCGGGCGAAGACCTCCAGGAGCCGGTACCGTCCTGCGACCAACTCGTGTGCGGACACCTGCGCCTTGCCCATGACCATCCCTCGCTGACACACCGGTTGCCGTTGTGCACAGAGGTACGCGGGCCGTGCGGGGGTGTGTTCAACGAGTCGCGGCTCCCGGGACAACGCTGTCTTTCGTTCAACTCCCCGGCGCGGTCCACGGGATGGGAGCGGGCGTCTCCGGCCGGCGGAAGGCGCCGGTCAGCGCAGTCCGAACCCGTCCGCCCAGCCGAGGACGTCAGCGGGCGACGCGTTGCCCCCGCAGACCACCAGCCCCAGCCGGACGCCGTCGCCGACGCGCGCCGCGACCTCCCGGGCGGCGGGCAGCAGACAGCCCGCGGCCGGCTCGGCCCACAGCTTGGCGTGCTCGGCGAGGTCCAGGCAGCCGCGCACGGCCTCCCGGTCCGGGACCACCAGGACCTCCTCGACCAGCTCCGACACATGGTCGTAGGTCAGCCGGGACACGCTCGGCGCGCTGAGCGTGGTGACGAGGGAGGACACCGGCACGGGCACCGGCCCGCCCGCCTTCAGCGCGGCCGACATGGCCTCGGCGCCCTCCGTCTCCACGCCCCACACCCGCACGCCCGGGCGGCGGGCGCGCAGCGCGGCGGCCACCCCGGCGATCAGACCGCCGCCGCCCACGCTGACGAGCACGTCCGTCAGCTCACCCGCGTCCGCGGCGAACTCCAGTCCCACCGTGCCCTGCGCGGCGATCACCACCGGGTCGTCGAACGGGTGGACCAGGGTCAGCCCCTCGTCGCGCAGCCGGGTCACCAGTTCGAAGGCGCTGTCCATGCCGTCGGTGAGCCGCAGGGACGCCCCGGCTCGCTCGGCGGCGGCGAGGGACCGGGCGGGCGCGGTACGCGGCATCACCACGGTGGCCTTGACGTCCAGGGCCGCCGCCATCACCGCGAGGGCGATCCCGTGGTTGCCGCCGCTGACCGCCACCACGCCCGCGGCCCGCTCGGCCTCGCTCAGCGACAGCAGCTTCGCCACCGCGCCGCGCGCCTTGAACGAGCCGGTGCGCTGGAGCAGTTCGAGCTTCGCGGTGACGGGGACGCCGAGCAGTTCGGACAGGCCGGGGCTGTCCGTGGTCGGCGTCCGTACGACGTGCCCGGCGATCCGCCCGGCGGCGGCCTCGATGTCCTGGAGGCCGATCAGCGTGCTCACGGTGGTTCACCTTCCCGGCGCGGGCCTGGGAAACCGCGCCGTTCGCACCCTGACCCGTGGCGCCGCTCCAGGTCAACACCGATTCCCTTGGACCGGGCGGTCACATTCCCCCGGCCCGGGCGGTCACCTCTCCCGGCCGGCCAGGAACTCCAGCAGCAGGCCCAGTTCCCGGTCCGGCCCCGGGGAGAGGGGGAGCCCGGAGAGCAGCGCGCGGGCCGCCGCCATGCGGTCGTGTGCCTCGGCGAGAGCCGCCGTGCGGCCGCCCGCCGCCTCGATCAGGGCGGCCGCCTCCCCGGCCCGGCCGGGGGAGCGGAGCAGCTCGGGCAGGTGCCGGGCGGCGGGGGAGCCGAGCGCGGCCAGCACCGGGAAGGTCTTCTTGCGCTCCCGCAGGTCGCCGTGCACGGGCTTGCCCGTGACCGCCGGATCCCCCCAGATCCCCAGCACGTCGTCCACCAGCTGGAAGGCGACCCCGAGGTGCCGTCCGGCCCGGTCCAGCCCGGCGACCACCGGTTCCGGGGCCCCGCCCAGCGCGGCCCCCAGCGCGGCGGCACAGCCCAGCAGCGCGCCCGTCTTGCCCTCCGCCATCGCCCGGTACTCACCGGTCGTGACCCGGTCCGGCCCGGTCCACGGCCGGGCCGTGAACAGCAGGTCGTCGGCCTGCCCGCGCACCAGGCCGGCCAGCGCGCCGGACAGCAGCCGTACGGCGCCCGGGCCGCCCGGCGCCGCGGCGAGGGTCTCCACGGCCAGCGCGAACAGGGCGTCCCCGGCGAGCACGGCCGGGCCGGTGCCGTACGCCTTCCACACCGCCGGGCGGCGGCGCCGGGTCGCGTCACCGTCCATGACGTCGTCGTGCAGCAGCGAGAACGCGTGCACCAGCTCCACCGCGACCGCGGCCGGCACCCCGGCCCGGCCGTCGGCGCCCGCCGCCTCGGCGCCGAGCACCGCCAGCGTCTGTCGCACGCCCTTGCCGCCCGGTGCGGCGGCGGGCGCCCCGCCGACCTCGCACCAGCCGAAGGAGTACGCGGCCATCTCCGCCACCCAGGGATGCAGCCGGCCCACCGCCTCCGTGAGCGCGGGCCGCACCAGGTCCCGGCAGCGGGCGAGGACGTCGGGCGCGGCCGGCGGCGCCTGCGCCGCGGGGGAGGGCGCGGTCACCGTACGACCGCCGCGCCGGCGCCGAACTCCTCCTGCGCCCGGGCCACCAGCGCGCGCACATGGCCGGGCCCGCCGCGCTCCAGAGCGGCGGCCAGGTCGGCGAGTTCGGCCGCCGTCTCCTCGGGGTCGCGGCCGAGCCGGGCCCGGGACTTCGCCAGGCCCAGGCGGGACAGCGCCTCCCCGCGCGGCTCGCTCATGGCCCGGAACTCCTCCA
Coding sequences within it:
- a CDS encoding SsgA family sporulation/cell division regulator, whose amino-acid sequence is MNAFVHKTLVVQLRAGGTDRCSVLAHLSYDADDPFAVTAVFAYDGQALARWRLDREMLSDGLHRAVGVGDVRLRPVSVGMWRELRMEFLGDVRPDGGRQRAVVSAWAPAVAAFLRDIHEVVPPGQEEFRADDILAEILSTG
- a CDS encoding LLM class F420-dependent oxidoreductase, with amino-acid sequence MVRIGYTMMTEQAGPRDLVDHLVRAEEAGFDFSVTSDHYFPWLRAQGHSPYAWSVLGAAAQATSRIPLMTYVTCPTGRYHPAVVAQKAATLQLLSEGRFRLGLGAGENLNEHVVGGGWPPVDVRHEMLEEAVRIIRALFEGGHVTHHGAHFDVDSARLWDLPDVPPPIGVAVAGEQSCTLAGRLADLVIATEPKAGLLEAFDRHGGTGKPRVGQLPVCYDPDRDTAVKRAHAQFRWFGLGWKVNAELPHPDSFEAAAQFVTTDDVASSIPCGDDPDAFVEAVRPYAEAGFGEIALVQIGGDSQPEYLDWSAKTLLPALREAFG
- a CDS encoding protein kinase, coding for MVMGKAQVSAHELVAGRYRLLEVFARETNRLWWYAEDVAVDRPRMVAQTALPDPGPADSAPRATARIVQTSETMRLLCPGRVARVVDAVVEAGTLWTVTEWIDGTPLGQLLDQEGPFPAGQAARIGLDVLDVLRAAHDAGITHGELSPDQVFVRARGPALVAGFGLAGATLVPRVTAPSYASPEQARDERLGPAADLWALGAILYTMVEGRPPFRDRGRPDATLKAVDRLPLRAPLRTGPLTQTVQGLLRKNSRERLARPVVREALLRALDEEEEAGPEPADGRGRDAAAGVVRHGGVRAALGHRGPGRGRRALAAGCALAVLAVTVAALAATHHLPGGSTTSASSGASASSGASAAPSPSATRTDGTGGGTASARPGAGAGSASALPDGYRRLTAPEGFSVALPPGWKRLSTVRGTGHAYRITFGPGGDAPALAVTHSEGLGPDPVAVWRDDVEPGLERLDGYHRIGDVRATTYQGHKAADLEWLAGTGGRRVHTFGRGFLVGGHQGFSLRFTTTAGTWEDSASRLALRTFLGTFRVPDE
- a CDS encoding threonine/serine dehydratase, with protein sequence MIGLQDIEAAAGRIAGHVVRTPTTDSPGLSELLGVPVTAKLELLQRTGSFKARGAVAKLLSLSEAERAAGVVAVSGGNHGIALAVMAAALDVKATVVMPRTAPARSLAAAERAGASLRLTDGMDSAFELVTRLRDEGLTLVHPFDDPVVIAAQGTVGLEFAADAGELTDVLVSVGGGGLIAGVAAALRARRPGVRVWGVETEGAEAMSAALKAGGPVPVPVSSLVTTLSAPSVSRLTYDHVSELVEEVLVVPDREAVRGCLDLAEHAKLWAEPAAGCLLPAAREVAARVGDGVRLGLVVCGGNASPADVLGWADGFGLR
- a CDS encoding polyprenyl synthetase family protein, giving the protein MTAPSPAAQAPPAAPDVLARCRDLVRPALTEAVGRLHPWVAEMAAYSFGWCEVGGAPAAAPGGKGVRQTLAVLGAEAAGADGRAGVPAAVAVELVHAFSLLHDDVMDGDATRRRRPAVWKAYGTGPAVLAGDALFALAVETLAAAPGGPGAVRLLSGALAGLVRGQADDLLFTARPWTGPDRVTTGEYRAMAEGKTGALLGCAAALGAALGGAPEPVVAGLDRAGRHLGVAFQLVDDVLGIWGDPAVTGKPVHGDLRERKKTFPVLAALGSPAARHLPELLRSPGRAGEAAALIEAAGGRTAALAEAHDRMAAARALLSGLPLSPGPDRELGLLLEFLAGRER